In a single window of the Nodularia spumigena CCY9414 genome:
- the scyF gene encoding scytonemin biosynthesis PEP-CTERM protein ScyF (ScyF is a conserved protein in biosynthesis systems for the scytonemin, a Trp-derived cyanobacterial natural sunscreen, although it is not absolutely required.), producing MTLVKQFSIALASAGLMTLAAVSTAEALSLKYETSIGRPATFTDGDYPGVPGVITVPQGIGVQDSTGNIFVSNGRGIDRVDVFDSEGNYIKGIGSTGSGSGEFDEPADLRFNPITGDMHVGDVFNSRINVFDAEGNYKTSYASFSGPVEDRFFFGPGGMDFDAAGNLYVSDFSADIIKVYNPEGEQIRTIGSPGSEPGQFLGPGGLIISDTTGRIYINDQYNGRIQVLDPNGEFLFEFGSTGSEPGQFIEPIGIDVDEYENIYVADSQNSRVQVFDKDGNFLTTFGEPTRDSSGEVVPPPTPIALGGTTPYGDPIDLEPGKFNWTAGLHYNDGKVYVGDFFQGRIQVLSVERAAKVPEPASILGLGLFGIGASVVQLRKNRQKKRFLSLEK from the coding sequence ATGACATTAGTTAAACAATTCTCAATCGCACTTGCTAGCGCTGGATTGATGACATTAGCAGCAGTCAGTACAGCCGAAGCCTTAAGTTTAAAATACGAAACGAGCATTGGTAGACCAGCCACCTTTACCGATGGTGATTATCCAGGTGTTCCCGGAGTAATAACTGTTCCCCAAGGCATAGGAGTACAAGACTCTACTGGGAACATCTTCGTCAGTAATGGTCGAGGTATTGACCGTGTTGATGTCTTCGATAGCGAAGGCAACTATATTAAAGGCATTGGTAGCACAGGTTCAGGGTCTGGAGAGTTCGACGAACCAGCCGACCTTAGATTTAACCCCATCACCGGAGATATGCACGTAGGTGATGTTTTCAACAGCCGAATTAACGTATTCGATGCCGAGGGTAACTATAAAACATCCTATGCTTCCTTTAGTGGACCAGTAGAAGATAGATTCTTCTTTGGCCCTGGAGGAATGGACTTTGATGCAGCTGGTAACTTATATGTGAGTGACTTTAGCGCTGACATTATCAAAGTATATAATCCAGAAGGCGAACAAATTAGAACTATTGGCAGTCCTGGCAGTGAACCCGGTCAATTTTTGGGGCCAGGAGGTTTAATTATCTCCGACACAACTGGCAGAATTTATATTAACGACCAGTACAACGGACGCATTCAGGTTCTTGACCCAAATGGTGAGTTTCTCTTTGAGTTTGGCTCTACTGGCTCAGAACCCGGACAATTTATAGAGCCAATCGGCATTGATGTGGACGAATACGAGAATATTTATGTCGCAGATTCTCAAAATAGCCGCGTTCAAGTATTCGATAAAGACGGTAATTTCTTAACTACCTTTGGTGAACCAACCCGTGATTCATCTGGTGAAGTTGTACCACCACCCACACCTATTGCTTTAGGCGGAACAACTCCTTATGGCGACCCCATCGACCTCGAACCAGGTAAATTTAACTGGACTGCTGGCTTACACTACAACGATGGCAAAGTCTATGTCGGCGATTTCTTCCAAGGTCGTATTCAAGTCTTATCAGTAGAACGAGCTGCTAAAGTACCTGAACCTGCTTCAATCTTAGGTCTGGGACTATTCGGTATTGGGGCTAGTGTTGTGCAGTTGCGGAAAAATAGGCAGAAAAAAAGATTCCTCAGTTTAGAGAAATAA
- the scyA gene encoding scytonemin biosynthesis protein ScyA (ScyA, a thiamin diphosphate-dependent enzyme, performs an acyloin condensation during scytonemin biosythesis. It joins a molecule of indole-3-pyruvate to one of para-hydroxyphenylpyruvic acid.): MSQNYTDSNSPQMTTELYKELPPNNYVESSPNGSHQLEKLEQKTEITPFLGNEPPKLSVAEAIAQMLESLGVQYAFGVAGGAMASVWNALSNSNIEVLNFRHEAGAAFAASEAYFASDRPTVVFTTAGPGITNALTGLFAARGEGAKVILLSACTSAPQRGRWAIQETSSYTLPSGGIFTPGALFNYAITIESAAQLPQIFRKIALGLAQPGGFVVHLSIPTAVQTSLVDDISLPQLDVPSFPMTAPFEAIAKSVELLSGVKFAIWVGFGARHAAEEIRQFAEKTGAAVMCSPRGKGIFPEDHPQFVGVTGLGGHASVLNYMEEETPIRTLVLGTRLGEPTSFWSKVMVPSGGFIHVDIDPEVPGVAYADAQTFPVQADIKAYMQELLQQWPDIPPCSADISLPHPEFPAIATLSDVYPVRPEVLMAAIQKIIVEGSDAVVMAECGNSFTWSTHFLRFAQTNRYRVSTGVGAMGHTVTGVLGAAQARNGKAVAVVGDGAMLMNNEISTAVKYNIPAVWIVLNDARYNMCHQGMKMLGLKGADAEMPETNFAMIARGMGAEAIGVVRESDLEAALEQAIASNVPFLVDVVIDADKTAPSGGRNKSLAAQGVKSNQVNGAIKPASFPSV, from the coding sequence ATGAGTCAAAACTATACTGATTCAAATTCTCCTCAAATGACCACTGAGCTATACAAGGAATTACCACCAAACAACTATGTAGAATCTTCGCCAAACGGTTCTCATCAGTTGGAGAAATTAGAGCAAAAAACGGAAATTACACCTTTTTTAGGGAATGAACCCCCCAAGCTCTCGGTTGCTGAGGCGATCGCTCAAATGTTAGAAAGTTTGGGAGTACAATATGCTTTTGGGGTAGCCGGTGGTGCAATGGCTAGCGTTTGGAATGCGCTATCTAATAGCAATATAGAGGTGTTGAACTTTCGCCATGAAGCTGGGGCGGCTTTTGCGGCTTCCGAGGCTTATTTTGCGAGCGATCGCCCTACGGTAGTTTTTACCACAGCCGGGCCAGGGATCACAAACGCCCTCACCGGCTTGTTTGCAGCCCGTGGAGAAGGTGCAAAAGTGATTTTACTCTCAGCTTGCACTTCCGCCCCGCAACGGGGACGCTGGGCGATTCAGGAAACCAGCAGCTACACCCTACCCAGTGGCGGAATTTTTACCCCAGGGGCGCTGTTCAACTATGCAATCACCATTGAATCGGCGGCGCAACTTCCCCAGATTTTCCGCAAAATTGCTTTAGGTTTAGCGCAACCAGGCGGATTTGTCGTCCATTTAAGTATTCCCACTGCGGTGCAGACCAGCTTAGTTGATGATATCTCCCTACCGCAACTAGATGTGCCGAGTTTTCCCATGACTGCTCCATTCGAGGCGATCGCCAAATCTGTAGAATTACTATCTGGGGTCAAATTTGCCATCTGGGTCGGTTTTGGCGCTCGTCACGCAGCCGAGGAAATTCGCCAATTCGCCGAAAAAACCGGAGCCGCAGTCATGTGTTCACCCCGTGGTAAAGGTATCTTTCCCGAAGATCATCCCCAGTTTGTCGGTGTTACAGGTTTGGGCGGTCATGCTTCAGTGTTGAATTACATGGAAGAAGAAACTCCCATACGCACCCTCGTATTAGGAACCCGCTTAGGCGAACCCACATCCTTTTGGAGTAAAGTCATGGTTCCCTCTGGAGGCTTTATTCATGTAGACATTGATCCAGAAGTTCCAGGGGTAGCCTATGCAGACGCACAAACATTCCCAGTTCAGGCTGATATCAAAGCTTATATGCAGGAACTCTTGCAGCAATGGCCAGATATTCCGCCTTGTTCCGCAGATATCAGCCTACCTCATCCAGAATTCCCAGCCATTGCAACCCTTTCAGATGTATATCCAGTGCGACCAGAAGTGTTAATGGCTGCAATTCAGAAAATCATCGTTGAGGGTAGCGATGCAGTGGTTATGGCCGAGTGTGGTAATTCTTTTACTTGGTCAACTCATTTCCTGCGATTTGCTCAAACCAATCGTTACCGAGTCAGCACCGGAGTTGGGGCTATGGGACACACAGTCACAGGGGTATTAGGTGCTGCACAAGCCCGAAATGGTAAAGCTGTAGCGGTTGTGGGCGACGGAGCAATGTTGATGAATAACGAAATCAGTACAGCTGTGAAATACAATATTCCGGCTGTCTGGATTGTCCTCAATGATGCCCGTTACAATATGTGTCATCAAGGCATGAAAATGTTGGGATTAAAAGGTGCAGATGCAGAAATGCCTGAAACCAACTTTGCCATGATTGCTCGTGGTATGGGTGCAGAAGCTATTGGTGTGGTGCGAGAGTCGGATTTAGAAGCTGCATTAGAACAAGCGATCGCCTCAAATGTTCCCTTTCTAGTTGATGTCGTCATTGATGCTGACAAAACCGCACCCTCTGGTGGAAGAAATAAAAGTTTGGCGGCACAAGGAGTCAAATCAAATCAAGTTAACGGTGCAATTAAACCAGCTTCATTTCCATCAGTTTAA
- the scyC gene encoding scytonemin biosynthesis cyclase/decarboxylase ScyC (ScyC, an enzyme in the biosynthesis pathway for the cyanobacterial natural sunscreen scytonemin, performs a cyclization and decarboxylation on the compound ScyA produces.): protein MEKNSFATSTYIATSPESAFEYLCSLKNLDDWTLFSRMIEQIDEDTWLGTASGYHKNLYYHVKKLENPLFYGIEWHCGFEYNNYFQVYPVLLFPPSYIDPETDEKGVYFHWLSFVDPKRQTPMIMQGIHTVHTSETRSLKAILERQAGRSTAAKGRHFIDTDTIYVDAPINMGVKYLSDLKNMDEWAHLVRPSGEITSQSGEFRDEYDQKIKISLRLHNLSKYNLLEQENFYPDYGFYQRSVALLIPTAYAFADPEASGFILHRITFWKTDQLLAHGKLQIEDFGAESMNIKRMLEAQAGNIKSFDLGMSYIPKNQNSLITSH, encoded by the coding sequence ATGGAAAAAAACTCATTTGCAACATCAACTTATATCGCTACTTCCCCAGAGAGCGCCTTTGAGTATCTTTGCAGTCTAAAAAACTTAGACGATTGGACACTTTTTAGCCGGATGATCGAGCAAATTGACGAAGATACCTGGCTGGGAACAGCATCAGGTTATCATAAAAATCTCTACTATCATGTAAAAAAGCTAGAAAATCCGCTTTTTTATGGCATCGAATGGCACTGTGGATTTGAGTACAATAACTACTTCCAAGTCTATCCTGTTTTATTGTTTCCTCCCAGCTACATTGACCCAGAAACCGATGAAAAAGGTGTGTACTTCCATTGGTTAAGCTTTGTCGATCCCAAACGACAAACCCCCATGATAATGCAGGGAATTCACACCGTACATACATCCGAAACTCGTTCCCTCAAAGCCATATTAGAACGCCAAGCCGGACGTAGTACAGCAGCCAAAGGTCGCCACTTCATCGATACCGATACCATTTATGTTGATGCGCCAATTAACATGGGAGTCAAGTATTTATCAGACTTAAAAAATATGGATGAGTGGGCGCATTTAGTCAGACCATCTGGAGAAATTACTTCCCAGTCAGGTGAATTCAGAGATGAATATGATCAAAAAATCAAAATTTCTCTGAGACTACATAACTTAAGCAAATACAACTTACTCGAACAAGAAAACTTTTATCCAGACTACGGATTTTATCAGCGTTCCGTCGCCCTCCTCATACCCACAGCTTACGCCTTCGCTGATCCTGAAGCATCAGGCTTCATCCTGCATAGAATCACATTTTGGAAAACAGATCAACTTCTCGCCCACGGGAAACTGCAAATAGAAGACTTTGGAGCCGAAAGCATGAACATCAAAAGGATGCTAGAAGCCCAAGCAGGAAACATAAAATCCTTTGACTTAGGAATGAGCTATATCCCAAAAAATCAAAATTCCCTAATTACCAGCCACTAA
- a CDS encoding ScyD/ScyE family protein, translated as MKITQLTITLLSLYITAVSGIKAAEAASFTVIAEGLNNPGGLSFTPDGKLYITEGGTGGNGACVPPASGEGDSLCYGNTGVVSVIENGEIKPVLTGLPSLALPDGKRAAGPRDIQFDATGKPYVLLGYGTNPTYRALLGETGLGTIIAPDFDTNSWTSIADISNHELVNNPDGDDLNSNPLKILIDDHQLVTVDSAANSLLSANTVGSDLQVTAIFPRQTLTNPVFPPSLSPSNEPEQVASQTEAPPLDLTTQSVPSGVAKGPDGAYYISEYTGFPFPEDGAKIYRVGDNGIPTIYADGFTQLIDLEFDQHGNLYALQYANESAWKGNLDGSLIKIAPNGDRTTILSGNGLESPVALTIGRDGDIYIANRGDRPGEGQIIRIKNIQSVPEPNSALGVLTLGALGVVQLRKNSSLKPLQK; from the coding sequence ATGAAAATCACGCAACTTACTATTACCCTACTCAGCCTTTATATTACTGCTGTTTCGGGAATAAAAGCAGCAGAAGCCGCATCCTTTACAGTAATTGCCGAAGGTTTAAATAATCCAGGTGGACTCAGCTTTACCCCCGACGGTAAACTATATATAACAGAAGGTGGAACAGGAGGAAATGGCGCTTGCGTTCCACCAGCAAGCGGTGAAGGCGACTCCTTGTGCTATGGTAATACGGGAGTAGTCAGCGTCATTGAAAACGGTGAAATCAAGCCCGTACTCACAGGATTACCTTCCTTAGCATTACCAGATGGCAAAAGAGCTGCTGGTCCCCGTGATATTCAATTTGATGCTACAGGTAAGCCTTATGTGTTGCTGGGGTATGGGACTAATCCTACCTATCGCGCTCTTTTGGGTGAAACTGGACTAGGAACAATCATCGCTCCTGATTTTGATACCAATTCGTGGACGAGTATTGCAGATATATCGAACCATGAACTCGTGAACAATCCTGATGGCGATGACTTGAATAGCAATCCCTTAAAAATTTTAATAGATGATCATCAACTGGTGACGGTTGATTCTGCTGCCAACAGCTTATTAAGTGCTAATACTGTGGGGTCTGATTTGCAAGTAACGGCCATATTTCCCCGACAGACATTAACCAATCCAGTCTTCCCACCTTCCCTTTCCCCATCGAACGAACCCGAACAAGTAGCATCTCAAACCGAAGCACCACCATTAGACTTGACTACGCAATCAGTCCCGTCAGGTGTTGCCAAAGGACCAGACGGAGCCTACTATATAAGTGAATATACAGGTTTTCCGTTTCCAGAAGATGGCGCAAAAATCTATCGAGTTGGTGATAATGGTATTCCCACAATCTATGCAGATGGTTTTACCCAACTTATAGACTTGGAATTTGATCAACATGGCAATTTGTACGCTTTGCAGTATGCCAATGAGTCAGCCTGGAAAGGTAATCTAGATGGTTCTTTGATCAAAATAGCTCCCAATGGCGATCGCACCACGATTCTCAGTGGTAATGGATTAGAATCGCCTGTTGCCTTGACAATTGGTCGAGATGGTGATATATACATTGCCAACCGAGGCGATCGCCCCGGAGAAGGACAAATTATCCGTATTAAAAATATCCAGTCTGTTCCTGAACCTAATTCTGCATTAGGTGTATTAACTCTCGGCGCTTTGGGCGTTGTTCAGTTGCGAAAGAATAGCAGCCTCAAACCCCTTCAAAAATAA
- a CDS encoding TatD family hydrolase, with product MFIDPHIHMSSRTTDDYQRMRESGIVAVIEPAFWLGQPRTNIGSFQDYFSSLVGWERFRAAQFGIKHYCTMGLNSKEANNEALAEQVMELLPLYACKEGVVAIGEIGYDDMTPAEDKYFRLQLELAKELDMLVMIHTPHRDKKAGTSRSMDVCLEHGLEPSRVIVDHNNEETVEEVLERGFWAAFTIYPHTKMGNARMVEIVRHYGCDRIIVDSSADWGVSDPLAVPKTAQLMLERGISAADVRAVCYQNALTAYSQSGQIKESHWLNPQPIDQRQMFNDNSVLRGQEPLIETSREYALIE from the coding sequence ATGTTTATTGACCCTCACATTCACATGAGTTCGCGCACAACCGACGATTATCAAAGAATGCGCGAATCAGGTATAGTCGCAGTCATTGAACCAGCATTCTGGTTAGGACAACCCCGGACAAACATTGGTTCATTCCAGGACTATTTCAGCAGCTTAGTTGGTTGGGAGAGATTCCGGGCGGCTCAGTTTGGCATCAAGCATTACTGCACAATGGGGTTAAACTCCAAAGAAGCCAATAACGAAGCCCTAGCAGAACAAGTCATGGAACTATTGCCCCTGTATGCTTGTAAAGAAGGTGTAGTGGCGATCGGTGAAATTGGCTACGATGACATGACCCCAGCCGAAGATAAATACTTTCGCCTCCAGCTAGAACTAGCCAAAGAACTAGATATGTTGGTGATGATTCATACACCCCACCGCGACAAAAAAGCTGGTACAAGTCGCAGCATGGATGTTTGTCTTGAACATGGTTTAGAACCATCGCGGGTAATTGTAGACCATAACAATGAAGAAACCGTTGAAGAAGTCTTAGAACGGGGCTTTTGGGCAGCATTCACAATTTACCCCCACACAAAAATGGGGAATGCCCGCATGGTAGAAATTGTCCGTCATTATGGGTGCGATCGCATCATCGTAGACAGTAGTGCAGATTGGGGAGTCAGTGATCCTCTAGCAGTACCCAAGACCGCCCAATTGATGCTAGAAAGGGGAATTTCCGCCGCCGATGTCAGAGCAGTCTGTTATCAAAATGCCCTTACAGCTTACAGCCAAAGTGGACAAATCAAAGAATCCCATTGGCTAAACCCCCAACCCATAGACCAAAGACAGATGTTCAATGATAACTCCGTACTACGCGGACAAGAACCACTAATAGAAACCAGCCGTGAATACGCACTAATAGAGTAA
- the scyB gene encoding tryptophan dehydrogenase ScyB — protein MLLFETVREMGHEQVIFCHGKNPDIKAIIAIHDRTLGPAMGATRLFPYVSEEAALKDALRLSRGMTYKAACANIPAGGGKAVIIAHPEQKTPELFRAYGRFIEGLNGRFITGQDVNLTPEDVRSIRKETKYVVGVSEKSGGPAPVTALGVFLGIKAAVESHWESQELKGLKVAIQGLGNVGKNLCHHLHEHGMKLYVTDVDTAKTEEVKQLFGATVVSPKEIYALDVDIFAPCALGGMLNSETIPLLKAGIIAGAANNQLGDEQIHSQMLTQKGITYCPDYVINAGGLINVYNEMIGYNEEKAFQQVHNIYDTLLAIFDIAKQQKITTNDASKQLAEDRIMNAKKSKIPELAA, from the coding sequence ATGTTGCTATTTGAAACTGTGAGAGAAATGGGTCATGAGCAGGTTATATTCTGTCATGGCAAAAACCCCGATATCAAGGCGATTATTGCTATCCATGATCGAACTCTCGGACCAGCAATGGGAGCGACAAGACTCTTCCCCTACGTTAGTGAAGAAGCTGCTTTAAAAGACGCGCTGCGCCTCAGTCGTGGTATGACCTATAAAGCCGCCTGTGCTAACATTCCGGCTGGTGGAGGAAAAGCAGTAATTATTGCTCATCCTGAACAGAAAACACCTGAACTCTTCAGAGCTTATGGACGTTTTATTGAAGGACTGAATGGACGTTTTATCACAGGACAAGATGTCAATCTAACTCCTGAAGATGTCCGCTCAATCCGTAAAGAAACAAAATATGTCGTTGGGGTATCAGAAAAGTCGGGCGGTCCCGCTCCCGTCACCGCCCTCGGAGTATTTTTAGGCATCAAAGCTGCTGTAGAATCTCATTGGGAAAGCCAAGAACTTAAAGGACTCAAAGTTGCCATTCAAGGCTTGGGAAACGTCGGTAAAAATCTTTGTCATCACTTACATGAACATGGAATGAAACTCTATGTCACCGATGTAGATACAGCCAAAACAGAAGAAGTAAAACAACTATTCGGTGCAACTGTTGTCAGCCCCAAAGAAATTTATGCCCTTGATGTTGATATATTTGCTCCTTGTGCTTTAGGAGGAATGCTCAATAGTGAAACAATACCTCTGCTCAAAGCGGGAATTATTGCCGGCGCGGCTAATAATCAGTTAGGAGATGAGCAAATACATAGTCAAATGCTGACCCAAAAAGGCATTACTTACTGCCCTGATTATGTAATTAATGCTGGAGGTTTGATTAATGTTTACAACGAAATGATTGGCTACAACGAAGAAAAAGCCTTTCAACAAGTCCATAACATTTATGACACCCTTCTCGCCATCTTTGACATTGCTAAACAGCAGAAAATTACCACAAATGATGCATCCAAACAGTTAGCAGAAGACCGGATAATGAATGCTAAAAAAAGCAAGATTCCCGAACTTGCGGCTTAA
- a CDS encoding ScyD/ScyE family protein, producing the protein MKLKSLTLTFLTLCIATVATTKAASAATLSVIADGLNNPRNFDFAPDGSIYLTESGSGGDGKDGSCVPSPSAQYIPLCSGDTASLLKITPDGKTETVIPNLPSLALTPSGEQAAGPADFKFDSQGNAYLLYGYAGNPNTREDPLNAPLLGQLYQVDLETNSLTSLADFADYELQNNPDGSDVISNPYAMAIQDDTAYVVDGGGNTIYSVGLDGSGIKNVAKFPEKLISADQLEFPTLPEGIVDPTGGAELPPGFTSASNGLPVSNQSVPTGIAIAPDGSLTVSEFTYFPYPEGEARIHKVNPDDLSIETLADGFTQLTGVAYDPEGNLYALQHLDQSEWKAIEQGGNIIGDVGGSVIKIAPNGDRTTIWSGDGLELASGLTFGPDGNLYTSNNSRLSGTGQLIKIDLSAQKVPEPTTVLGLIAAAAFSTTSLAKRKLSH; encoded by the coding sequence ATGAAACTCAAGTCATTGACTCTGACTTTTTTGACTCTTTGTATTGCCACTGTAGCTACTACCAAAGCAGCATCAGCCGCCACTCTATCAGTAATCGCCGATGGTCTGAATAATCCCCGAAATTTTGACTTTGCTCCTGATGGTAGTATTTATTTAACAGAGAGTGGTTCCGGGGGCGATGGCAAAGACGGAAGTTGTGTACCATCACCTAGCGCCCAATATATACCTTTATGTTCTGGTGATACTGCTTCCCTGCTCAAAATTACTCCAGACGGGAAAACAGAAACCGTCATCCCGAATCTCCCATCTTTAGCATTAACCCCTTCTGGGGAACAAGCGGCAGGTCCTGCGGACTTTAAATTTGATTCCCAAGGCAACGCGTATCTTTTATACGGCTATGCTGGGAATCCCAACACACGAGAAGATCCATTAAACGCCCCCTTACTCGGACAATTATATCAAGTAGACTTAGAAACTAATTCACTCACAAGTCTTGCCGATTTTGCAGACTATGAACTCCAAAATAATCCTGATGGCAGTGATGTGATTAGCAACCCTTATGCCATGGCAATTCAGGATGATACAGCTTACGTTGTTGATGGGGGCGGAAATACAATATATTCTGTGGGACTTGATGGCAGTGGTATTAAGAACGTAGCCAAATTCCCAGAGAAACTCATATCAGCAGATCAACTAGAATTCCCAACTCTTCCAGAGGGGATAGTAGATCCAACCGGAGGGGCGGAATTACCCCCAGGTTTTACAAGTGCATCCAATGGTCTTCCAGTATCAAACCAATCTGTACCCACAGGGATTGCGATCGCACCTGATGGGAGTTTAACAGTCAGCGAATTTACTTATTTTCCCTATCCAGAAGGTGAAGCCCGCATCCATAAAGTTAACCCTGATGATTTATCAATAGAAACCCTTGCTGATGGTTTCACACAACTGACAGGCGTGGCATACGACCCTGAAGGCAATTTGTATGCATTGCAACACCTTGATCAGTCAGAATGGAAAGCCATTGAACAGGGCGGTAATATCATCGGTGATGTTGGTGGTTCTGTGATCAAAATAGCTCCTAATGGCGATCGCACAACCATCTGGAGTGGAGATGGACTAGAGCTAGCTTCAGGCTTAACGTTTGGTCCAGATGGCAATTTATATACCTCAAATAATTCCAGACTCTCAGGAACAGGACAACTGATCAAAATTGATCTGAGCGCCCAGAAAGTTCCCGAACCCACCACTGTACTAGGTCTCATCGCCGCAGCAGCATTCAGCACAACTTCTCTAGCAAAGCGCAAACTTAGTCATTAG
- a CDS encoding EboA family metabolite traffic protein produces the protein MSAVVYLKQTSITSLLRHWVSLAVTPEALTWLDNKREQIKGGELGREFFTAFSAVSRYTGKQQLKLNAKDLKAAAVMQVGWCPGHWSVDQAARTLLVLALPQDDREKYLHALEQVFTTADGGELVALYQALPLLPYPEQLQKRAAEGVRSNMIAVFDAIALQNPYPAQYFNTPAWNQMVLKALFIGRPLHLIQGLDLRANRDLAKMLINYAHERQSANRPVPAELWQLVNNS, from the coding sequence ATGTCTGCTGTAGTTTATTTGAAGCAAACCAGTATTACTAGCTTATTACGTCACTGGGTTTCATTAGCAGTTACTCCAGAAGCTCTGACCTGGCTAGATAACAAAAGAGAGCAGATTAAAGGCGGTGAGCTTGGGCGCGAGTTTTTTACGGCGTTCAGTGCCGTATCCCGTTATACAGGCAAACAGCAGCTAAAGCTTAACGCAAAAGATTTAAAAGCCGCCGCAGTTATGCAAGTCGGTTGGTGTCCCGGTCATTGGAGCGTAGATCAAGCCGCGCGCACATTATTAGTATTGGCTCTCCCGCAAGATGATCGAGAAAAATATTTACACGCCCTAGAGCAAGTATTTACAACTGCTGACGGAGGAGAATTAGTAGCTCTGTATCAAGCTTTACCTTTGCTACCTTATCCAGAACAATTGCAAAAACGGGCGGCTGAGGGAGTTCGCAGTAATATGATTGCAGTTTTTGATGCGATCGCCTTACAAAATCCCTACCCAGCCCAGTATTTTAACACTCCGGCATGGAATCAAATGGTGCTGAAAGCCTTATTTATCGGCAGGCCTCTACATTTAATTCAGGGTCTGGATCTTCGTGCTAACCGCGACCTCGCAAAAATGTTAATTAACTACGCCCACGAACGCCAAAGCGCTAACCGTCCAGTCCCCGCCGAACTTTGGCAATTAGTCAATAATTCGTAA